In Montipora foliosa isolate CH-2021 chromosome 13, ASM3666993v2, whole genome shotgun sequence, one DNA window encodes the following:
- the LOC137983215 gene encoding fibroblast growth factor receptor-like — translation MVVGFGTALQFIVGAVLFVNVLQQSETFSITSSPARETIVVEGVNSSRVSLVWKYSLAINETISTITFFRRISSSERDVRIAIKRESDQFSYNSEEFKARYEALSSSQAKSATLVLLDVKNSEEYRYTLRISTNQGNQRHRTSLVVYVPPNITLNTLSNAEVEIGQELTLSCNASGDPLPNITWTKDGVPQSEFAFSGYELHLADVQRMDIGSYRCTAYNGYGGSVSKASIVGLHCGQCRSERVNITLTSELWNETLMNRESNEFRTLENNILSSIMKVYITNDGKLLYGVMLERFSPGSVIVTVRMLFGTPACDPLNPLRDEIASARLGQFTVDPQLYIYPPVLIPTTRPTARTNSVRTRRPKTKGPGRKDADSDSKETLLMFHAIYLAVICFLVMANIILAFLLWRRYKNKGSATEKCCELNESYNKQDDAKGREETLQESRTDVLSHSTDVLSLHSLAVSEMSLDTTQQSIYDACKPTPARRSWEFSREHVNLIKEIGKGAFCQVAKAEAWNISGIKGLTTVAVKMLKENASDSDRKDLLSELALMKNLRPHPHVINLMGCVTNSDPLLVLIEYIPYGDLLGFLRKSRGLNDTYYKDPDVKPRTNLTSPQMMQFAWQIADGMRYLSSNKIIHRDLAARNVLVGEGEKCKVTDFGMARNVEQGDIYTKRSRGRLPVKWTAHEALLYGTYTTQSDVWSFGVVLYEIFTVGGCPYPGISGYQIANLLKKGYRMPKPKHVDQNLYNIMLQCWQQKPNDRPTFSMLKTKLSTMIQNDEEIYINMQEYNTDDYGYIDDLLE, via the exons ATGGTGGTTGGCTTCGGTACGGCTTTACAGTTTATTGTCGGCGCAGTGCTATTTGTTAATGTTTTGCAGCAAAGCG AAACCTTCAGCATAACAAGCTCGCCGGCACGTGAAACAATTGTAGTGGAAGGCGTCAACAGCAGTCGAGTGTCACTCGTTTGGAAGTACAGTCTTGCAATAAATGAAACCATTAGTACCATTACCTTCTTCAGGCGAATATCCAGTAGTGAGAGAGATGTACGTATCGCTATAAAGCGAGAGAGTGATCAGTTTTCTTACAATTCCGAAGAATTTAAAGCTAGGTACGAGGCATTGAGTTCTTCGCAGGCTAAATCTGCGACCCTAGTGTTGCTGGACGTGAAAAACAGCGAGGAGTACAGGTATACCTTACGGATATCCACCAACCAGGGTAATCAGAGACATAGAACATCACTGGTTGTTTACG TGCCTCCAAATATCACGTTGAATACATTAAGTAACGCTGAAGTGGAAATTGGACAAGAATTAACCCTTTCGTGCAATGCTTCTGGTGATCCACTGCCCAACATCACCTGGACAAAAGATGGCGTACCCCAGAGTGAGTTCGCATTCTCTGGGTATGAACTACATCTTGCTGACGTGCAAAGAATGGACATTGGATCCTACCGATGCACAGCTTACAATGGATATGGTGGAAGTGTGTCAAAAGCCAGCATCGTAGGTTTACATT GTGGCCAGTGTCGATCTGAGAGAGTAAATATAACACTGACAAGCGAACTTTGGAATGAGACCTTGATGAACAGAGAATCCAATGAGTTCAGAACTTTGGAGAATAATATTCTATCTTCA ATCATGAAAGTTTACATCACCAACGACGGAAAACTGCTCTATGGTGTTATGTTGGAACGATTCag TCCTGGTAGCGTGATTGTCACCGTTAGAATGTTGTTTGGAACACCAGCTTGTGATCCTCTAAACCCGTTACGGGATGAAATAGCAAGTGCAAGACTCGGCCAGTTCACGGTTGACCCACAGTTATATATTTATCCGCCTGTCTTGATTCCTACGACACGTCCAACAGCAAGAACaaattcag TGAGAACGAGGAGGCCGAAGACAAAAGGACCAGGAAGAAAGGACGCAG ATTCTGACTCCAAGGAAACTTTGTTAATGTTTCACGCCATTTATCTTGCTGTTATCTGCTTTCTCGTGATGGCCAACATTATTCTTGCTTTTCTGCTGTGGAGACGGTACAAGAACAAAG gcTCTGCAACAGAAAAATG TTGTGAATTAAATGAGAGTTACAACAAGCAGGACGATGCAAAG GGACGTGAAGAAACTCTTCAAGAGTCCAGAACTGATGTCTTATCGCACTCCACTGACGTTTTGTCTTTGCATTCACTCGCGGTAAGTGAAATGTCATTGGACACAACACAGCAATCCATCTACGACGCCTGCAAGCCCACACCAGCGAGGAGGAGTTGGGAATTTAGTCGAGAGCATGTCAACTTGATAAAAGAGATTGGAAAAGGTGCGTTTTGCCAAGTGGCCAAAGCAGAAGCTTGGAACATCAGTGGAATCAAGGGTCTTACAACGGTGGCAGTTAAAATGCTGAAAG AAAATGCTTCGGATTCAGACAGGAAAGATCTACTGTCAGAACTGGCGTTGATGAAAAATCTGAGACCGCATCCTCATGTCATCAACCTGATGGGTTGCGTCACGAATTCTG ATCCGTTGCTTGTTTTGATCGAGTACATCCCTTATGGGGACTTGTTGGGATTCTTAAGAAAGAGCCGGGGTCTTAATGACACATACTATAAGGACCCAGACGTAAAACCTCGGACAAATCTAACGTCGCCGCAAATGATGCAGTTTGCTTGGCAGATTGCCGACGGGATGCGGTATCTCTCCTCTAACAAG ATAATCCACCGTGATTTAGCGGCGAGAAATGTTCTTGTTGGCGAAGGGGAGAAATGCAAAGTGACGGATTTTGGAATGGCAAGAAATGTGGAACAGGGTGATATCTACACCAAACGAAGTCGG GGTCGCCTGCCTGTCAAGTGGACTGCTCACGAGGCTTTGCTATATGGAACATATACAACACAAAGTGATGT gtggAGCTTTGGCGTTGTCCTTTACGAGATATTTACTGTTG GTGGATGTCCATATCCAGGAATAAGTGGCTACCAGATTGCTAACTTGCTAAAGAAGGGTTACAGGATGCCCAAGCCAAAACATGTTGATCAAAATTT ATACAATATTATGCTGCAGTGTTGGCAGCAGAAGCCGAACGACCGACCAACGTTCTCTATGCTGAAAACCAAATTGTCGACAATGATACAAAATGATGAG GAAATATATATCAACATGCAAGAATATAATACCGACGATTATGGATACATAGACGATCTTTTGGAATAA